In Arthrobacter sp. B3I9, the following are encoded in one genomic region:
- a CDS encoding aldose 1-epimerase family protein, which translates to MTGPEYGIRNGEYSAIITARGAAVRELRHRGRDLVVPFPTGGPNEDFRGVIVAPWPNRIPDGRYRFDGVDYQLPVNEPDRNCALHGFTPELDWQLDSRLESILVLSCRIGPTPGYPFGLALTVTYSLDGDGLHARVSACNTGERTAPYGVCPHPYLLAGPAPLDEWSLEFGAGSFLEMTPDGRQPLAARAVAGSQYDFRGPRAIGGTEIDNAFTGLAFDGGRGRLLARDPGGTGVGMSWGKGLSWLQLYTHDREPPLPSRLGLAAEPMTCPPGAFNTGTDLVRLEPGAVHEVGWSIFAA; encoded by the coding sequence GTGACCGGCCCCGAATATGGGATCCGGAACGGGGAGTACAGTGCCATCATCACCGCCCGCGGCGCCGCGGTGCGCGAGCTGCGGCACCGGGGGCGGGACCTTGTTGTTCCGTTCCCGACGGGAGGCCCTAATGAGGACTTCCGCGGCGTCATCGTGGCGCCCTGGCCCAACCGGATCCCCGACGGCAGGTACAGGTTTGACGGGGTTGACTACCAGCTGCCCGTGAACGAACCGGACCGGAACTGCGCCCTGCACGGCTTCACCCCGGAGCTGGACTGGCAGCTGGACTCTCGATTGGAGTCAATCTTGGTCCTCTCTTGCAGGATCGGGCCGACGCCGGGATACCCGTTCGGGCTGGCGCTCACCGTGACGTACTCGCTGGACGGGGACGGCCTGCACGCCAGGGTGAGCGCGTGCAACACCGGGGAGCGGACCGCGCCCTATGGTGTCTGCCCCCACCCCTACCTGCTGGCCGGGCCCGCCCCGCTGGACGAGTGGAGCCTGGAGTTCGGCGCGGGCTCCTTCCTGGAAATGACGCCGGACGGGCGCCAACCCCTGGCCGCCAGGGCGGTGGCCGGCAGCCAGTATGACTTCCGTGGTCCGCGCGCCATCGGCGGCACTGAAATCGACAACGCTTTCACCGGGCTCGCGTTCGACGGCGGCCGCGGCCGGCTGCTGGCCCGCGACCCGGGCGGAACGGGCGTAGGGATGTCCTGGGGCAAAGGCCTGTCCTGGCTTCAGCTCTATACGCACGACAGGGAGCCACCGCTGCCCAGCCGGCTTGGTTTGGCCGCGGAACCGATGACCTGCCCGCCGGGCGCCTTCAACACCGGCACCGACCTCGTGCGGCTCGAACCAGGGGCTGTGCATGAAGTGGGCTGGTCCATTTTTGCCGCGTGA